In Glycine soja cultivar W05 chromosome 10, ASM419377v2, whole genome shotgun sequence, the genomic stretch ACATGAAGTGATTGCTAGTGCAAAAGAGATGAGGCATAAATAAAGAGCAATTCTTAACATGCTTTCAACGGGAGGCATACATGAATGAATCTAATATGCAATTGAATGAAAGGGATCTAGAGGTTGTACAGGTATAAGATTGTATAATTGATGATgatttaaaggaattaattagtactacctaaataaataatatgcaTCTACTTTTTGATAGCCCATCACTTAAGAATTTTACAGTTAAGTATGTTTGACTTAGAACAATTTCAATATGGGTGATCTTCTGGGAAATTTCCCAAGAAACGAGTGAGTGAGACCAAAGCAGATTGAAAAGTATTGTGTTTATTTATGACTACTATCAATGATCCTAAAAATAGTTGGGCATTACAGTAGGTATTCAAGCTTCAACTTAAGAGGGAGGATGAACTTGAAAAGGAGGAACATATGAAGGAAATAAACGAAAAAGAAACTTTCCATTTTTTAAGCTCTTAGGGAGATGATTGGATTgcaatatgaattatttttctaagtttCTATCATTTTCCTCTATTGACACCCCCAATCTCTTTGTTCATAAGTCCAATACCAAAGCCTAACCTCACCTAAACCCACTAAAGCACATAAGGCAccaaaacataatatttttaactagttaatatatctaataacataattttaaatttaactcaATCTTGCATTTCTAAATCTAAcactaacaaattaaattaggaAACATTACGacattataatttgtaatttatgtCATCAATAAAATTTGGTTTATTCACCTTTGTGTTTTTGTTCTCTATGTTAATGCCTTAAGATTTAATCAAtcttaagatgatttttttgtaTCTATATTGTGAAGGAAAACTTACTTTATGAATGTACTTTGAGGCATAAAGCTTATAATCTTTTAGGCTAATTATAATCATTAGATGCTTGCTTAGATCTTGTAGACTTTGGCagaaagaaaattttgcaaaagAATAACCTAGttcaaattatttgttatttcttaGGTTACCCCTTattgaatgaataaaatttaaggGTAATATTAGTTTGATTCATGACTTAAAATTGGAgttttatatatcaataattCATATGCAATTAAGATTGACTTTAAATGTCATAACAAGTTATTAAAGTACTTTTCTATGTTGAAtgtgttttgttaattataGGATTTTTTCTAGGGTTTGGAAGATTTGGCCAAAGCATTAAAGTTATGTATGTGTAACCTAATTCATAAGTTAGATGATGAGTTATATGCTCTCTTTGTGCTCTGGAATACACCCCTCATATTCTTGGGATGGTTTCCTGTATCACGATCTAGTTGCTGCCTTGAAATCTCCGGAAACACATAACGGGTGGTTACGACAAGGATGAGTGACAAGGCCTTGAGACATGACTAGAGGATTGTCGCTAGTTGAAAATCATAGCTTATGAAGGGCCGGTCATTGAGCAATGACTTAGTCAAGGACATATACACTCAGTCGACACCCAGCCCGGAGGGTACACAACCCCTTAGGCTCATGTGTGAAAGCACAAAGAGGTTAACAAGAGAATATAAAAGAGGCTAACATAATCCTTCAACCTCGAGCGCTAAAGCACAAAGAGGCTAAGCTAAACACATGGTCGACACACGGTCCCAGTgggtacaaattaaaaaataattttaaaaaggggggcaatatatattttttttttatctctctaaaatttttaaaattcaattttagtccttctaaaaatatttgttcatttttagtcTCTCTAATTTTAAAGTACACCATTTTTGGTCCTTCAAGTACTATTTAAAGCATTTTCTTCTCTCTATATAAAACAATATCTATTTAAACCATTTTTGTCTCTCTATAAAACACTATCTAAATCACTTGAAGGACAAAAAATGttgcattttaaaattagagggacaaaaaaataaattttaaaacgactaaaactgaattttaaaaattttagaagaataaaaaatatattttactctaaaaaaatcttactataatgtatatatgtttgttcttattaaatttatttgctaCTATAGTCaaacttaaattaattattttcacatttttcCTGCTTACAATCATCATTTCTGCACACTACATAGAAGAAAAATTGACTTGGCGTTGGGCATCGTATAATTTGTGGGAAAACACCGTGTGCCATGGgtttcaatttataattaactactTGAGGTTAATCTTtcgaaaatttcaattttgccATGGACATGAATGCTAATTTTGATTGGACGAGAAACATATTCGTATTCGCTTGTATAATATCTAAATCAACAAAGGTTTATATAAGGGGTAGTGATGTGTGACTGGTGTTTTAGGATTCGAATTCTCACCTTACATTGAGTATGAAATACACTTTATTAGAAGGAAAATACCTATATTACACGTGGTTACATTTCTTGATAAATATTAGTCACTATTTTGATGAGCCGGGAAAtactatgataaaaaaatctgaTTAATAAAATAACTGTCCAGatatcaaaaaacaaaatatataatagaaataCGCACGTATCTTGCAATATTCGCCAACAACCAAATTTTATAACTGCAAAACTAAAAATTCAATACATCGAAGTTGAATATGATAAGTATTTACCATGCATTGTCAagtatatattgtttttattatatatatatatatatatatatatatatatatatatatatatatatatatatatatatatatatagttttttataaacttttaaattattgCACGTGCATCTTGGACTGTGGACTTAGGAAATTGaaataacttatatatttttatttaaaaaaaattaagaaaaatgatttaaGTAATATACTGGATAAGTATTTGTTTAGGCAGAATTCGAACATTCAAAGAATAAAAGATCCCTTTGAGGAACAGTTCTTAGTCATATGCTAAACAAACACTTGACCTAGACGAGGATAAAAAATATCCTAAGACTAGACCAAATACCCAGATACTTCCTCTCCTGAAAGAAGAGAACTACCTTATagaaatctaatttcaggattTGACTAGACCGAATACATGAGTACTCTCCAAGGAAGGGCCCCAGTTACCTGACTCTTCATCACTATAATGATGGTCACTTAATTATATTAGCATCCTAATGATAATTAGGGATCAATATATTGCCTAAACTGGTAATGAGATATAAGGGTCTATGTATAAATAGATATAAGAATTTTGAGGTAAATTATTCATATTCATTTAATATTCTCATTTATTGCTCTCGATTGATAGCCTTAATTAAGCGTTAAAGCGTCTTTTATAGGTAGTCATTCCTCGGTCCTTCAAGAGATCAAGGAAGACGTTTCAAGCTCCAAAAGTAGGAATAAGTTATTTGTTTATCGCGTGATACATGTAAGATTTCATTTGTGAAGTAGACAATTTCTtaagatatttaatatataatatcattttaaattgatttcaaatacaaaagaaaattgattttttaatatttacttttcaaaaatactaaatatgaacgaaaaatatttttatggattTGTCATGATTCATTATTTGTGTTTTACAGAAGCATATTTTTCAGATTCATTCTGGTACATCACCTAATTACAGCCAGAATCTCCCGTGTGAGACCTAGACAGTACAACAATCACAAGAATATTCACAAGTACTAGATAATAATAAGAATGAGGAAAATGGTTTGTGGACATCTATTGGAGTGTTGTACTcagaaggaaataaaatagatttattGGAGTGTTGTACTCGTGAGGGAAAATAATAGAAGGTGAAAGTGATAGatataatagataaataagaaaagagaaataaaaaaggaaaaatataaattgagtgttgaatattaaaaacaaaacgcAAATATACATGGTACTCAACATTGATTAAGTGGTTGATTAAGTTAAAGACTTAATTATACTTAAATCTTCTCTTGTGAGAGAATTGAACtcaaattttttcttataaatttaatcAGGTGCGACTCAAGGACTTGAGAgacctaaaataaatttaagaatgagatcttttatttactcataaaatagtttattaaaattatcattgttttatttaaaattaattttttgggctttttgtgatacaaaattatcaattaaattatcgtaattaattttatttaacatttttttttcaatagacaataaagagaaaaactttTGGGTTTCTTTAGttattaactattaaatctCTTTTTTTAGACAAGATTACGATATTGGTGAAGAATTGTTACTCATTAATTGTTACTTATGgtactaataaaatattaacagttatttataatattttaattaaaatttatttttaaatataattttacaataattttttttagatatattaatactaaaaaaaatttagaactttttttttttggggaacCTAAAGCTCTTATTTGGACTGTTTGGACCTTAAACCGAACGTGAATTTAATGAGTTCCTAATTGAGTTACATATACGGATATATCATTTTACATATTGAATTGCCGAATAAAATAATACCTATAGTTAATTAACGAAATGATATCACAAACCAAGTGTACGTATGCATATTTATGAATCTTACTGATTAAAAATGACAAGTGGATAGCCTGTAAGTGGAACTTATTTAAATGGACGGCAATATATAATGCCTGCACGAACACAAACAGTCATGCACGCCAGTTTATTCGTACACGCAATTTCATCTAacgtttttttaatttctcacttTCACATCACTATCATAGAATCATCACAACATttgctacatttttttttccttctttcgtCGTTGATTTCTCCGcataattaccaaaaaaaacgCCTCTATAATTAAGCAATAAGAACTACTTAGTGAACattttgaaagaatttttttggttaaattaagaTTGGTTTTTGCATGGCACGGTTAtgaacacaaatatttagaagataaagatatatactaaaatgataataaaattcgTATTAAACTATTTACAgacattattttaatatattatcttaatttttttactaaattaccAACAAACGCTGTAGCTccacattattatttaaaaaaaacagttaATAAAATAGTACAAAGGGAAGTACTCTTGATGTAACACAATGTACCTGcacaaaaataaatctaaaactGAAGTTAATAATTCTATTTCGTGTAATCACCATCAGTTCTCCATACAGGTAAACACAACAGAAAATTAAGATATGGACATAATCTgatctgaaaataaatcacatattcTTTCATATATCTTCATATATATGGACATAatagaaaaacagaaaaaaaaagaaaaagaaaaagagagcagcAAACAAGAGGTCATCCCTAAACAATACATCAATCTTAATTCGAATCccctattttctttttcttaagacTATTTCAAACAACAAAGTGAAAGTCTTATGacaattcttttcttttgtcaGCAATCTTCACTAATTGATCATAATTATATTCTCAATAGAAAAATACTAAGTTCAGGTCCCCCATTACCATCAGGATTCAACATGTAAAACGCCTCCGAGTCACGGCTCCCCACGACTCGCTCAAACCTCGCCCTCATGTACATCAACTCACCCTCCGACCCACCGCCGGCGGCGGCGGAGGCCGCCTTTCCGTCCTCCAGGAGAGGGATGACCCCGGCACCGACGGACACGCTCTGAATGGTGCTCAGCACGTGCCAGTCGAGGTCCCCGCACGTACGGGACACGGCATAGCCACAGTTCCTCCCGTTGCAATACATGGTCCACGAAGGCTCCTGAAAGAGCTTGCACTGCTGCTGTCTGCCACTATTGCTACGCATTGTACGCGTAATAGTGGAGGCAGACAGTTTCTGGCTCTCAAGCGCGATGCGCACGAGGCCAGAGGACATCTCCTTGACGAGCGAGGAGGTGGACATGGCGAGCTCGAGTAGGAGGACGGGATCGGCGCGGGGGTGGAGCTGCACGGCGAAAGAGATGTGTCCACGGCGGTGCCCGAAGAGGGTTCCGGTGACTTTTCGGCCAAGGGAAGGAGTCACGGAGAGCTGCGACGGAATCGTGAGCCACTTGCATGTTGGGATCATTGTTGGGAACGTGAAGATGTTCAAGAACGAGCGTATGAGTGAAGATATCTTGTTTTGTTGCGTTAGCTTTGGTGTGTGTTGTTGCTGTTGGTACAAGTTTGAGACCGAAGGCGAGGATCCTCGCCGCACGAGGAGATTGTCGGAGACATCATCGGATTCGAAGGAGCGGAAGTGATGGGTTAGGTTTGAAGGGAGGATTCTTCGGCTGTTTCTTGTTGTGACGGTGCATGCACTTGAGcttctttgaaatattttttgtttttgttgttcttTCATGTTGTGATGAAATTAATTAACACAAGGAAGGTTGAAGAATGCGAGAAAGAGAGAGTGATGgggttgtgttttttttttttttgttggagtgAATGAGGGAGATTGTGAATCAAGGTTGGAATAGAaacatgaagagagagagagaaaggggacCGACAAAGGTGATTATGGTGTTGGGAGAGGGGAGGAATATAAAGGGAGGGTGTGGAGGGTTGTGGGTTGTGATGATGATAATTTGTTGGACTTTTGTATTGGAAATGGTCCTACAAGCTACAATGCTAACAAGTAACAACAACCATCATCTTGTGTTTTCATTTTACTGCTTCTTCATTCACCCCGAGGCTCGACTCATTTGACTTCATTGCATCTCATTCTCACCCTCCCCCTCTATCGGTGGGTCCACCTTGCCTAGTTTCTGACACATGTTATAATTTATGGAAGTAGTACATTAGTAATCTGtacattttgtttttactttttacaaaTTAGGTAATAGGCAGTAGGAAGAAACGAGAGAAAATGGTAAATGTCATGGCAAGGATGATAATTAAATCTATAATGTTGCCTTGACTTGATTTTGATAgagaaaaactatttttaacggatatatttgattttttattaggaTCTTAATGTCTAATAAaggaattaaaaacataaagttttcaaaataataattataaaaaatcccaaaaaaaaaaatcatgagaaaTACATTTTATGtgttccaataaaaaaaaaaaccttattctATTAGTTTCTTAACTCTGTACAGTAAGAGCAttgattaacattttttatttaacttgtaAAAGCTAGAGATCGGGGTGGTGTAACGCATGCCTCTCTATAATGTGAGAGATATTTAATTAGTAATTGTGAGACTTGTCAAATtttataactattaaaaaaattcaactataaaaaaagtatgtttttagtaaaaaaaatcatcatcgaTCATTTTACTTAATTCGTATAATTGTtcctttttaattagttaagagAAAgcctatatttttttacctgaaacttttttataatctttttaataGCTTATACCGCAAATATgtaagttaagaaaaaataaaaatactaaagttattattatatgaaatattataaaataattaaaaatatttaacatatatatatatatatatatattatttatgataaagtAAAAGTCgtttataaaaatacttttacattAATTGTCAAACCTTTAGATCTACAAGTAACAAGATGATGCTGAATGGAGAAAAATATACAATCAGTAGGGGGGATATGGATTGATAAGATCTCCTATATGAGCTGGTTTTCATCCCAAGTTAATATTCAATTCGCTAGGTCATTCAAGTTTCGTTTATTTCTATGATTTTATGTTGACCGTTAGATTAAAATCATGAAGAGATATGATCATTATGGTTGAAACATGCGTGATATGGGGACCTTCTGATGAAGtccaaaagtaaataaataaaaactaagaaAGCTGAGACACATTCGTGAGACATGCATATTGATTTGATGTCTATTATATATCTGCAAACACGCCCAAGCAAGGACCCGGGAACAGTTAGCAAATATCCCAAACAAACCATAACCTTTGATTAAGAAGGGATTTTATCTATTAATGAATTACTTTTATGGCACAGCTTCTAATCCAATAATAAGCTATTATGCTATCTATAAACATTTGAGTACCTACATGCACATTCGTGTGAGCTAACAACTACCCAGATCTCAAAACTTGATTCATCTTTAGTTGCACATAGAATATTAATGACACACACAAGCAGTGCACTATTTAATAATCCTTTATTCTTCATGCaatgatatttaatttgtaCGTTTTTcttattacaatatatatatatatatatatatatatatatatatatatatatagactaaAAAAGGGTAGTGCATTATAAGGctaaaatcttttatatttataataacatGTAGAGGTATAGCTTAACGAGCGACTTAACTTTGGCAAATGTATGTCTATGTGACTATgtctatataagaaaaaaatcatatactCCCCTATCTCGATCAGTTGTCACTTTTAGAATACTTTTCTGTCTTAATTTATTTGcaacttaataataaataattttttcaataatactttatttagtgatattttaatttataaaatattaattatttattattttatattaactgCTCCtacaataaataacaatattttaatcatattgttattttatcgtgaaattcatataattaaattttttttgaaaggcaaacAAAGTGTAACGTATATACAtattaatatgataattaattatttttatttttaatatgtattaTCTGAAATGACAAATAAAATGGGTCGTGGAAATAAGCAACATCATATGGTCTACTCTTTTTTTAAGTTCACACCATTATCACTTGACATTTTATAACTTTGCAAGACACACAGGACTTGGAAAACAATGCGCGTATAATAGATTAGGTTGCTACAAGACTAGCTAGTCTGTATTACCAcattattatataacaaattattgatttacaaataattttttttataagagatcacaagtattttttaatattgtgagtgagagattaattttattcataattcatgattgttattaaaaaaaaaagtttcacacataaaaaattaaacataaattcttttgataaataaattattttttcacgtATAAATGTAACACTCTGTTATACCATACTGCGTTTCaacagtatgaattatttatttaaaaaaatgggatATATTAATATGTGGTTACTTTAGGACATGACTATTGATAAAGCCATATGACAAATGTATATGAAATGGAGGCGCGTGCTGCTGCCACCCTAGAAAGTGGGGAATATATGACAAAGTTGCATGACAGAGGGTGAAGAGCATGATAAGGGGAGGTCAATGGAGAATTATGCTGTTTGAGAAGCCACTTTGTCCCCATCCTTTTGGAAACcaaaattaaactataaaaaacaaattaattaacacTTCAATTAATCATGTGTCTGAGTTAAATAGTTTAATACCACAACTAATTTCCCATCGTCATCAATAGCCCCATATAAaggaattttaattaatagttatCATTTTGGACGGTTCCAAACCCAGGATTTTGCTCCAAAAGATTAATTGGATTGGTTAACTAACCATTTAAATATAACCAATGACGGGAATATGGTTAGGTCATTTGATTTTGATCCATGGGCGCAGAACCGGCATCACCAGTTAGAAGATCCCACTTTCTTTTTAACATGAACAAAAATGGTATATacgtctttcattttttatttgcatcatcatcaatatcaattataatttttcctcaACTCGATAAGAGCAGGTTAGATGAATATAAATGTTTGGTGTcaaaagaaagttaaaaaataaaataaaattgaaacttcATAAAAGGACCCACCATTAATTTATGTGTGGTTATTATGAACCCCGCCCAATGCTTCGAAATTGTTTCTGGAATGACTTTTCACTTTTGTTTAGGGTCTTATATATTTTACGAAGAAGTGCCCcaaaaggggaaaaaacaagataaaaaagTTTATCTCCTTTTATAATACCTTTAGACTTAATTTTATCCATAAGAATGATTATATACATATAACTTATATAACTGTTCAAGTTATGTTAAGGTTTCTCTTTATTTTAGACGTTTCTCTCTTGAGTGAGATGTGTAATATCATGATGAATTGCACCAAAAAAATGAGGGATCTAGAGGTCCTATAGGTATGTGAATGTATAATAGAAGAtgacttaaaagaattaattgatattactTATTCCAACAAGATGCATCTACTTTTCAGTAGCCCATCATTTAAGAATTCTATAAT encodes the following:
- the LOC114370094 gene encoding protein MIZU-KUSSEI 1-like produces the protein MKEQQKQKIFQRSSSACTVTTRNSRRILPSNLTHHFRSFESDDVSDNLLVRRGSSPSVSNLYQQQQHTPKLTQQNKISSLIRSFLNIFTFPTMIPTCKWLTIPSQLSVTPSLGRKVTGTLFGHRRGHISFAVQLHPRADPVLLLELAMSTSSLVKEMSSGLVRIALESQKLSASTITRTMRSNSGRQQQCKLFQEPSWTMYCNGRNCGYAVSRTCGDLDWHVLSTIQSVSVGAGVIPLLEDGKAASAAAGGGSEGELMYMRARFERVVGSRDSEAFYMLNPDGNGGPELSIFLLRI